Proteins encoded by one window of Anderseniella sp. Alg231-50:
- a CDS encoding sigma-70 family RNA polymerase sigma factor, with protein MNTSDSELAAQAASGDMAAFQVLLERHYDSIFRIALRFTGVREDAEDVAQTVCTSLAGKLRSFKGEARFTTWLYRIVVNAAQDFHRRQSATTRLHQAYGEVSELARGAEADTARELAWLYDALNSVGRDLRETAVLVLAEGLTHAEAADVLEIKESTVSWRMHELRKELKTLAKAEA; from the coding sequence ATGAACACGAGTGACAGCGAGCTGGCCGCGCAGGCCGCAAGTGGCGATATGGCGGCCTTCCAGGTGCTGCTGGAACGTCACTATGACAGCATATTCCGAATTGCGCTGCGCTTTACCGGCGTGCGCGAGGATGCTGAAGATGTGGCGCAGACGGTTTGTACATCGCTTGCGGGAAAACTGCGCTCCTTTAAGGGTGAGGCGCGCTTCACCACATGGTTGTATCGGATTGTGGTCAATGCAGCGCAGGATTTTCATCGCCGGCAAAGCGCCACGACCCGGCTGCACCAGGCCTATGGCGAAGTGTCCGAACTGGCGCGGGGCGCAGAGGCCGATACCGCCCGCGAACTGGCATGGCTCTATGACGCGCTGAACTCGGTTGGCCGGGATTTGCGCGAAACCGCAGTTCTGGTGTTGGCTGAAGGCCTGACCCACGCCGAAGCCGCAGACGTGCTCGAAATCAAGGAATCCACCGTGTCCTGGCGCATGCATGAGCTGCGCAAGGAACTTAAAACGCTGGCGAAAGCAGAAGCATGA
- a CDS encoding LysR substrate-binding domain-containing protein — protein MNALKAFEAVSRHLNYARAAEELRVTPAAVKQLVGKLEEALGTQLVRRSGRGLELTSSGSSGCKMLTSGFAQVRHAVDVMRIPDTRKQLIISVEPSFATAWLVPRLESFRETNGEIDVLIDSSLKIVDLENSAADIAVRFAQTPQGDLVSHRLFDEQLCAFCSPSLASGPQELNAIDDLQNATLLHWDLSELSWAQATRRWMGWQPWLKEVGAEHISSETGVRFSDYNLAVQAAIAGQGVVLGSQPVLHDLVEAGLLVCPFPERVVTDIGYDLVTTQRGLRRREVRSFMDWIIAEASSQTGLIMDG, from the coding sequence TTGAATGCACTGAAGGCGTTCGAGGCTGTGTCGAGGCATCTGAACTATGCCCGCGCGGCTGAAGAATTGCGGGTGACGCCGGCGGCGGTGAAGCAGCTCGTCGGCAAGCTCGAGGAAGCACTTGGCACGCAATTGGTCCGGCGCAGCGGACGTGGCCTGGAACTGACTTCGTCAGGAAGCTCAGGCTGCAAAATGCTCACGTCCGGCTTCGCTCAGGTCCGGCATGCAGTGGATGTGATGCGCATCCCGGATACCCGCAAACAGCTGATCATTTCGGTTGAACCGTCTTTCGCCACAGCCTGGCTCGTGCCAAGGCTGGAGAGTTTTCGCGAGACGAATGGCGAGATAGATGTGCTGATCGATTCCTCGTTGAAGATCGTCGACCTGGAAAACAGTGCGGCAGATATCGCGGTCCGATTTGCCCAGACGCCGCAGGGCGATCTGGTTTCCCACCGGCTGTTTGACGAACAGCTTTGCGCCTTTTGCAGTCCCTCACTTGCGTCCGGTCCGCAGGAGTTGAACGCAATAGATGACCTTCAAAACGCCACCTTGCTGCATTGGGATTTATCCGAGCTCAGTTGGGCACAAGCCACCAGACGCTGGATGGGTTGGCAACCATGGCTCAAGGAAGTTGGGGCTGAACATATCAGTTCGGAAACAGGCGTTCGCTTCAGTGACTACAATCTGGCTGTACAGGCTGCCATAGCAGGGCAGGGGGTTGTCCTGGGAAGCCAGCCGGTCCTGCATGATCTGGTAGAGGCAGGTCTGCTTGTCTGCCCGTTTCCTGAGCGGGTTGTCACCGACATCGGTTATGATCTGGTGACCACACAGCGGGGTTTGCGCAGACGTGAAGTCCGGAGCTTCATGGACTGGATTATTGCGGAGGCGTCTTCTCAGACCGGGCTCATTATGGATGGTTGA